A genomic region of Phragmites australis chromosome 2, lpPhrAust1.1, whole genome shotgun sequence contains the following coding sequences:
- the LOC133909477 gene encoding transcription and mRNA export factor ENY2-like isoform X1, protein MRASINRPPTPSAEEERGEEPSLREIINVKLVESGEKEKLMELLRERLVECGWRDEMKALCRAYARKKGRNNVTVDDLIHVITPKGRASVPDSVKAELLQRIRSFLMSSSLR, encoded by the exons AT GAGGGCATCGATTAATcggccgccgacgccgagcgcggaggaggagcggggGGAGGAGCCTTCTCTCAGAGAAATCATTAACGTCAAG TTGGTAGAGAGCggggagaaggagaagctcatGGAGCTCCTCCGTGAGCGGCTCGTCGAGTGCGGTTGGAGGGATGAGATGAAGGCGCTTTGCAG GGCCTAtgcaaggaagaaaggaagaaataaTGTGACAGTAGATGATCTTATTCATGTTATTACTCCAAAAGGAAGAG CGTCAGTGCCTGATTCTGTGAAGGCAGAGCTCCTGCAGCGTATCCGGTCCTTTCTCATGTCTTCCTCACTTCGGTAA
- the LOC133909479 gene encoding uncharacterized protein LOC133909479 produces the protein MPPPAGLLPWPTPSATRLVTPIPTRPPPRTRVRPPPPPHHPPPPYTRVRLPPPPLPPTPPPARLEPAAPNPAASTPLPPATVSTASSSSTCLDCIHFSSCSGCTHEVDLDKPPVLQEVGNFFKGHGVGDFTFSRGRLSEWRCRAKLAVRGTPENPLIGLYQEGTHVVTDIPECRAHHPSINAAVKLLRQGISELNIQPFDEDAGTGELRYVQMTVTTYNTSIPVAKRYEQGKVQVSLVWNSRDERSQNAEKLSLLIEFLWRNGGPKSSVHLIHSIWANFQTSASNIIFGHKWRHLKGERDLWERYGGVDISLDPCSFGQANTLSFNSLLHKLNKYVPRGSTVVDLYAGAGVIGLSVAASRKCRSVKCVEINKQSKMSFEKSASRLPTNLGCTITWHNTDASVEPVHWLEGSSVVIVDPPRKGLHPSVISALQKVALSERKAYKAKSSLTKVKDEKRPWILRAREAAVHVDNTTMEESSETWPETLIYISCGWESFKKDCKILISSQAWQLENAYAFNFFPGTDSIEVLAIFKRESEAVQKKKKKAKKKKAK, from the exons ATGCCTCCCCCAGCGGGGCTGCTCCCCTGGCCGACGCCGTCCGCTACGCGCCTCGTTACACCGATCCCAACGCGCCCTCCTCCTCGCACCCGCGTtcgcccgcctcctcctcctcaccaccCTCCTCCCCCTTACACTCGCgttcgtcttcctcctccgccgcttCCTCCCACACCGCCGCCGGCTCGCCTCGAACCCGCCGCCCCAAATCCAGCCGCCTCCACACCTCTGCCGCCTGCTACTGTCTCCACCGCATCCTCCTCGTCCACCTGCCTTGATTGCATCCACTTCAGCTC GTGCTCAGGGTGCACGCACGAGGTAGACCTGGACAAGCCGCCGGTGCTGCAGGAGGTAGGGAATTTCTTCAAGGGCCACGGAGTAGGAGATTTCACCTTCAGTAGGGGCAGGCTG TCAGAATGGCGCTGCCGGGCAAAGTTAGCGGTTCGTGGAACACCAGAGAACCCGTTGATTGGCTTATATCAGGAAGGGACACATGTTGTTACAGATATTCCAGAGTGCAGAG CTCACCACCCGAGCATTAATGCTGCTGTTAAGCTCCTAAGGCAAG GTATATCTGAGTTGAACATTCAGCCATTTGATGAAGATGCTGGAACTGGCGAACTTAGATATGTTCAG ATGACTGTGACAACATATAACACATCTATTCCGGTTGCAAAACGATATGAGCAAG GGAAAGTTCAAGTTTCTTTGGTTTGGAATTCAAGAGACGAGCGCTCGCAAAATGCAGAGAAATTGAGTTTATTGATAGAA TTCTTGTGGAGAAATGGTGGGCCAAAGAGTAGTGTTCATCTGATCCATTCTATATGGGCTAATTTTCAGACATCGGCCAGCAAT ATAATTTTTGGGCATAAATGGAGACATCTCAAAGGGGAGAGAGACCTGTGGGAGCGTTATGGGGGAGTTGATATTTCTCTGGATCCTTGTAGCTTTGGCCAGGCTAATACTCTG TCTTTTAACTCTTTGCTGCATAAGCTGAACAAGTATGTACCACGTGGTTCAACAGTTGTTGATTTGTACGCTGGTGCTGGTGTTATTGGCCTATCCGTTGCTGCTTCTAGGAAATGTCG GTCTGTGAAATGTGTTGAGATCAACAAACAGTCGAAGATGTCTTTTGAGAAATCAGCAAGCCGTCTTCCAACAAACCTGGGTTGCACCATCACTTGGCACAATACTGATGCTTCAGTT GAACCTGTTCACTGGCTTGAAGGGTCAAGTGTCGTTATAGTGGATCCTCCCAGGAAAGGATTGCACCCATCTGTTATCAGTGCTTTACAGAAAGTAGCTTTGTCTGAGCGCAAGGCATACAAGGCTAAAAG TTCACTTACAAAGGTCAAAGATGAGAAGAGACCATGGATCTTACGGGCAAGGGAGGCAGCTGTTCATGTTGATAATACGACAATGGAAGAAAGCAGTGAAACATGGCCTGAAACCCTTATATACATTAGTTGTGGGTGGGAAAGTTTTAAGAAG GACTGCAAAATCTTGATATCCAGCCAGGCCTGGCAGTTGGAGAATGCTTATGCTTTTAACTTCTTCCCTGGCACTGATAG CATCGAAGTCCTGGCGATCTTCAAACGGGAATCAGAAGCtgttcaaaagaaaaagaagaaagcaaaaaagaagaaggccaagTAG
- the LOC133909477 gene encoding transcription and mRNA export factor ENY2-like isoform X2 — MRASINRPPTPSAEEERGEEPSLREIINVKLVESGEKEKLMELLRERLVECGWRDEMKALCRAYARKKGRNNVTVDDLIHVITPKGRVLN, encoded by the exons AT GAGGGCATCGATTAATcggccgccgacgccgagcgcggaggaggagcggggGGAGGAGCCTTCTCTCAGAGAAATCATTAACGTCAAG TTGGTAGAGAGCggggagaaggagaagctcatGGAGCTCCTCCGTGAGCGGCTCGTCGAGTGCGGTTGGAGGGATGAGATGAAGGCGCTTTGCAG GGCCTAtgcaaggaagaaaggaagaaataaTGTGACAGTAGATGATCTTATTCATGTTATTACTCCAAAAGGAAGAG TGCTCAATTGA
- the LOC133909478 gene encoding dynamin-related protein 3B-like, whose amino-acid sequence MADDHYSSASSASSAAAAAAAAAAVGSSVIPIVNKLQDIFAQLGSSSTIDLPQVAVVGSQSSGKSSVLEALVGRDFLPRGSDICTRRPLVLQLVHQPRRPADAEADEWGEFLHLSGRRFYDFREIRREIQAETDREAGGNKGVSDRQIRLKIFSPNVLNITLVDLPGITKVPVGDQPTDIEARIRTMIMSYIRHKTCIILAVSPANADLANSDALQMARVADPDGSRTIGVITKLDIMDRGTDARNFLLGNVIPLKLGYVGVVNRSQQDINSDLSIKDALAREEKFFRTQPAYHGLAQYCGIPQLAKKLNLILVQHIRTVLPGLKSRISSQLTAVAKELAVYGDPVDSKAGQGAKLLNILAKYCEAFSSMVEGKNEDISTVELSGGARVHYIFQSIFVKSLEEVDPCEDVTDEDIRMAIQNATGPRSALFVPEVPFEVLVRRQISRLLDPSLQCAKFIYDELVKMSHRCLAAELQQFPILRRSMDEVIGKFLRDGLKPAESMIAHIIEMEEDYINTSHPNFIGGSKAVEQAQQQVRSAKLSAAVVRKDGVDADKVQTSEKTHKSRGILGRSGVNGVVTDHIQGVRPASEADRPGSSGSGGSSFWVNIFTSNEDRTHASAKDVSINKSYAVPTPNLEYSLSTIQLREPPVVLKPSEHQSEQEALEIAITKLLLKSYYNIVRKNVEDFIPKAIMHFLVNHTKRALHNYLITKLYREDLLEDLLKEPDEITIKRKQIRENLKVLQQAYKTLDEIPLDAEAVERGGYSLDSDVIGLPRAHGLSSSLHSFNDGSSPYSTPKQSRSRRSNHSGEQPPLNPNTSGNGF is encoded by the exons ATGGCCGACGACCACTACTCCTCCGCGTCATCCgcctcgtcggcggcggcggcagcggcggcggcggcggcggtggggtcCTCGGTGATCCCTATCGTGAACAAGCTGCAGGACATCTTCGCGCAGCTGGGGAGCAGCTCCACGATCGACCTGCCGCAGGTGGCCGTCGTGGGGAGCCAGAGCAGCGGCAAGTCCAGCGTCCTCGAGGCGCTCGTCGGCCGCGACTTCCTACCGCGGGGCTCCGACATCTGCACGCGCCGCCCCCTCGTGCTCCAGCTCGTGCACCAGCCGCGCCGCCCAGCCGACGCCGAGGCCGACGAGTGGGGCGAGTTCCTGCACCTCTCGGGGCGACGCTTCTACGACTTCCGCGAAATCCGACGCGAGATCCAG GCAGAAACAGACAGGGAGGCAGGTGGTAACAAGGGTGTATCAGATAGGCAGATACGTCTGAAGATTTTTTCACCAAATGTTCTAAACATTACTTTGGTCGATTTGCCTGGAATCACTAAGGTGCCAGTCGGTGACCAACCAACTGATATTGAGGCCAGAATAAGGACTATGATAATGTCATACATCAGGCACAAGACATGTATCATCTTAGCTGTTTCACCAGCAAATGCAGATTTAGCAAATTCTGATGCTCTTCAAATGGCTCGAGTCGCTGATCCTGATG GTTCTCGAACAATCGGTGTTATCACAAAG TTGGACATAATGGACAGGGGCACTGATGCCCGCAACTTTCTGCTAGGAAATGTGATTCCCTTGAAACTCGGTTATGTTGGCGTGGTAAACCGCAGCCAGCAG GATATCAACTCAGACCTCAGTATCAAGGATGCTCTGGCTCGTGAAGAAAAATTCTTCCGTACTCAGCCG GCATACCATGGTCTTGCTCAGTACTGTGGGATACCACAATTAGCAAAGAAGTTAAACCTG ATTTTGGTCCAACATATAAGGACGGTTCTGCCGGGACTTAAGTCACGCATAAGCAGTCAATTGACAGCTGTTGCTAAGGAGCTTGCCGTGTATGGTGATCCAGTTGACTCGAAG GCTGGGCAAGGTGCTAAGCTTTTGAACATTCTGGCTAAATACTGTGAAG CTTTCTCCTCGATGGTGGAAGGAAAAAATGAAGATATATCAACAGTTGAACTTTCTGGTGGAGCAAGAGTCCATTACATTTTCCAGTCTATCTTTGTCAAAAGCTTAGAG GAGGTTGACCCTTGTGAGGACGTTACCGACGAAGATATCCGCATGGCTATACAAAATGCAACTGGTCCTAGAAGTGCTCTATTTGTACCTGAA GTACCATTTGAAGTCCTTGTACGCAGGCAGATCAGCAGATTGCTTGATCCAAGTCTTCAGTGTGCAAAGTTCATATATGATGAACTAGTAAAG ATGAGCCATCGCTGTCTTGCAGCGGAGCTGCAGCAGTTTCCTATACTCCGCAGAAGCATGGATGAAGTAATTGGCAAGTTTTTGCGGGATGGGCTTAAGCCAGCAGAAAGTATGATAGCACACATTATTGAGATGGAG GAGGATTACATAAACACATCACACCCAAATTTCATCGGTGGTAGCAAGGCTGTCGAGCAAGCACAGCAGCAAGTTAGGTCTGCTAAATTGTCGGCAGCGGTAGTCAGAAAG GATGGAGTAGATGCTGATAAGGTACAGACTTCTGAGAAAACTCACAAATCACGCGGGATATTGGGTAGAAGTGGTGTAAATGGAGTAGTTACTGACCACATCCAG GGGGTAAGGCCTGCTTCTGAGGCTGATAGACCAGGATCTTCTG GTAGTGGAGGCTCATCTTTCTGGGTGAACATATTTACTTCCAACGAGGACCGAACACATGCTTCTGCAAAAGATGTCTCGATAAACAAGTCTTATGCTGTGCCTACTCCTAACCTGGAATATTCATTGTCTACGATACAGCTTAGAGAG CCACCAGTCGTCCTGAAGCCTTCAGAGCACCAGTCTGAGCAGGAGGCCCTTGAAATAGCAATAACAAAATTGCTATTGAAGTCGTATTACAATATAGTCAGGAAAAATGTCGAGGACTTTATACCAAAAGCAATTATGCATTTCCTG GTTAACCACACAAAAAGGGCACTGCATAATTACCTTATAACTAAACTATATAG agaagatctctTGGAGGACTTGCTCAAAGAACCTGATGAAATAACCATAAAGAGGAAGCAGATACGTGAAAATCTCAAGGTCCTTCAGCAAGCGTACAAA ACTTTGGACgagataccacttgatgcggaGGCAGTCGAGAGGGGCGGCTATTCCCTCGACTCTGACGTGATTGGCCTACCAAGGGCCCATGGGCTTTCTTCATCCCTCCACTCATTCAATGATGGAAGCTCACCATATTCAACCCCGAAGCAGTCAAGGTCAAGGAGATCAAACCATTCTGGGGAGCAGCCCCCTTTGAACCCCAATACGAGTGGCAACGGTTTTTGA
- the LOC133909475 gene encoding uncharacterized protein At3g27210-like, with protein MGSCASVHKDPGLPRKLFLVSPAKAKAVNGKGGGGVAPVGDGFGDLKCKAEGEQRRAGFGPKSPDSGSKDEMFFESRAWLDSDCEDDFYSVNGDFTPSRGSTPNYQPRTQTVMTNVFLPDKLPSSKSSEPSPTGRRKLAELLQQAMQSDSEESTDISKNEKQQLQSVTAAGKPVSESSSACSTELTPITVAKSRKTKAWYTGRCCLPGFVHSLTLDESEKRQKMSPGPCAV; from the exons ATGGGTTCTTGCGCTTCGGTTCACAAGGACCCGGGGCTCCCCAGGAAGCTGTTTCTTGTGTCGCCCGCCAAGGCGAAGGCCGTGAACGGGAAGGGCGGCGGTGGCGTTGCTCCGGTTGGTGACGGCTTCGGTGATCTCAAGTGCAAGGCCGAGGGGGAGCAGCGGCGGGCAGGGTTTGGCCCCAAGAGCCCGGATTCTG GTAGCAAGGATGAAATGTTCTTTGAATCTCGAGCCTGGTTAGATTCTGACTGCGAGGATGACTTTTACAGTGTGAATGGAG ATTTCACTCCATCTCGTGGTAGCACACCAAACTATCAACCCAGAACGCAGACAGTGATGACCAACGTCTTTCTACCGGATAAACTGCCTAGTTCCAAATCATCCGAGCCTTCTCCAACTGGACGGAGGAAGCTAGCCGAGCTCCTGCAGCAGGCGATGCAAAGCGACTCCGAAGAAAGCACCGATATcagcaagaatgagaagcagcaGTTGCAATCTGTCACCGCAGCTGGGAAACCAGTGTCTGAATCCAGCTCCGCTTGCAGTACAGAACTGACGCCGATCACAGTAGCCAAGAGTCGGAAAACGAAGGCGTGGTACACTGGGCGCTGTTGCCTGCCGGGCTTTGTTCATAGCCTAACCTTAGATGAGAGTGAGAAGAGGCAGAAGATGAGCCCTGGGCCCTGTGCTGTTTGA